From Acidihalobacter aeolianus, a single genomic window includes:
- a CDS encoding LysR family transcriptional regulator, giving the protein MKIQAEQLLTFLQVAEQGGVAAGARALHRSQPAVSERLRQLTAAVGEPLYHRNGRGIMLTPAGHALLEEVQALREALDNIDEWVRRRRTLQDGCLRIAASNTVASYFLPERLAEFRRSCPDIRLVLKTGALDWTIKAVGTWDLLFLDGVFDDPGTWLPGYCTLEPWMEDEIVALVRSDHPLAQQVGQGVDWSSLLEYPIVWREPGSGVRRAVESALRTAGLNVQYSVEVTGVEAVREAVAAGLGIGFASVRALERARWALVPLRLDPPRGLYWTLHLAAPKPAYRSAALNAFLDILQAG; this is encoded by the coding sequence ATGAAGATTCAAGCCGAACAGCTTTTGACATTTCTTCAGGTCGCTGAACAGGGCGGTGTGGCGGCAGGTGCGCGTGCATTGCACCGCAGCCAACCCGCCGTTTCCGAGCGCCTGCGTCAACTCACCGCGGCTGTCGGCGAACCGCTCTACCACCGAAACGGGCGCGGCATCATGCTCACACCCGCAGGTCATGCATTGCTCGAAGAGGTACAGGCATTGCGGGAAGCGCTCGACAATATCGACGAATGGGTCAGGCGTCGACGCACATTGCAGGACGGCTGCCTGCGCATCGCAGCGAGCAATACCGTAGCAAGTTATTTCCTTCCCGAACGCTTGGCTGAATTTCGCAGGTCATGTCCGGACATCCGCCTCGTACTCAAGACCGGCGCCCTGGATTGGACCATCAAAGCCGTCGGCACTTGGGATCTGCTGTTTCTGGACGGCGTGTTCGACGATCCCGGCACATGGCTTCCCGGGTATTGCACGCTAGAGCCATGGATGGAGGACGAAATCGTGGCTCTGGTGCGCAGCGACCACCCTCTGGCTCAGCAAGTCGGGCAGGGCGTCGATTGGTCATCGCTGCTCGAATACCCGATCGTGTGGCGCGAACCGGGTTCCGGCGTGCGGCGCGCCGTCGAATCGGCGCTGCGCACGGCAGGTCTGAACGTCCAGTACAGTGTGGAGGTCACCGGGGTCGAGGCCGTACGCGAGGCTGTTGCGGCAGGGCTCGGTATCGGTTTCGCTTCGGTCAGGGCGCTTGAACGCGCCCGCTGGGCGCTGGTGCCCCTGCGACTCGACCCGCCAAGAGGGCTCTACTGGACCCTGCACCTGGCCGCACCGAAACCGGCCTACCGGTCAGCGGCGCTGAACGCGTTTCTGGATATCCTGCAGGCTGGGTAA
- the cysZ gene encoding sulfate transporter CysZ gives MIGDFIIGFTYIPRGFAYIMLPGLRRYVALPILINVVLFLSAFVLLLERLGSWLDGLLPHSLSWLSWLILPLLFLALSLGVFYTFGLVANLIASPFNALLAENLELQMGGRPPSAGAGFKATLRSALIGIATQLAALAYQLIRLVPLLVLFLVPIVNIAATSILILFSAWMLAIGYLSTPMGNHDMSFREVRAICAQRKGLVLGLGTGLVLLTWIPLLNLLVLPAGTAAATALWHEKLAHLRHPSGHSRP, from the coding sequence TTGATCGGCGATTTCATCATCGGCTTCACGTACATCCCCCGCGGCTTCGCATACATCATGTTACCCGGACTGCGCCGTTACGTGGCCCTGCCCATACTGATCAACGTCGTGCTCTTTCTCTCGGCCTTCGTGCTCTTGCTCGAACGCCTCGGCAGCTGGCTGGACGGTTTGCTTCCACATAGCCTGAGCTGGCTGTCCTGGCTCATTCTGCCGCTGCTGTTCCTGGCCCTCTCGCTGGGCGTGTTTTACACCTTCGGGCTGGTCGCCAACTTGATCGCCTCGCCGTTCAACGCCTTGCTCGCGGAGAATCTGGAGCTGCAGATGGGCGGGCGCCCACCGAGTGCCGGTGCCGGATTCAAGGCGACGCTGCGCAGCGCGCTGATCGGGATCGCAACGCAACTGGCCGCGCTTGCATATCAGCTGATCCGACTGGTTCCCCTGTTGGTGCTGTTTCTCGTGCCCATCGTCAATATCGCCGCGACCAGTATCCTGATCCTGTTTTCGGCCTGGATGCTTGCCATAGGTTACCTTTCCACGCCGATGGGCAACCACGATATGAGCTTTCGAGAGGTGCGTGCCATCTGCGCACAGCGTAAGGGACTGGTGTTGGGTCTGGGAACCGGCCTCGTGCTACTGACCTGGATCCCCCTCCTCAACCTGCTCGTGCTGCCTGCCGGGACCGCCGCGGCAACCGCGCTGTGGCACGAAAAACTTGCACATTTGCGCCATCCGTCGGGACACAGCCGCCCGTAG
- a CDS encoding sodium:calcium antiporter gives MLAAHGFVEAVEQLASGLGVSVLVLSLLLIPVATELPEKVNSLLWARRGKDTLAVGNLSGALVFQGSLLPALGLWLTPWRPSRDVVYAVILTLIATTWLRLANRSGGVRPVWLLVNAACYAAYFYLLTLR, from the coding sequence GTGCTCGCGGCACACGGTTTTGTCGAGGCCGTCGAACAGCTTGCGAGTGGGCTTGGCGTTTCGGTGCTGGTGTTGTCCCTGCTCTTGATACCCGTCGCCACCGAACTGCCGGAGAAGGTCAACAGCCTGTTGTGGGCAAGACGCGGGAAGGATACTCTCGCCGTGGGCAACCTGAGCGGGGCACTCGTATTCCAGGGATCGCTGTTACCGGCCCTGGGTTTGTGGTTGACGCCCTGGCGCCCGTCGCGTGACGTGGTCTATGCCGTGATCCTTACCCTGATCGCGACTACTTGGCTTCGCCTGGCCAACCGGAGCGGCGGCGTTCGACCCGTCTGGCTACTCGTGAACGCCGCTTGTTATGCGGCCTATTTTTACCTGCTGACCCTCCGCTAG